One segment of Trichlorobacter ammonificans DNA contains the following:
- a CDS encoding DUF1848 domain-containing protein, giving the protein MTEAPRIISASRRTDIPAWYTPWLLNRLQAGFCHYPNPRFPAKLHRVSLRSADVLGIVFWTRNPAPLLPHLGSLDHWGYDYYFQYTLTGYPRALEPFAPPVEQALATFRSLAQRLGPRRVIWRYDPIILGSTLTVPWHRDNFRRLADALDGATKRVVISVIDPYRKNRRLVEATVGSIDYHPEAYRELLQYLAQEAADRHLPMESCAEPSLSIPGISAGRCIDAGMFRAAGRHQRHGLRPGCGCHRSIDIGVNDTCPCGCCYCYATADPRKAREAAERHNPRWSCITGDIPETAFCAASDEGTP; this is encoded by the coding sequence GTGACCGAAGCGCCCAGGATCATATCCGCCAGCCGGCGGACCGACATCCCGGCATGGTATACCCCCTGGCTGCTCAACCGGCTGCAGGCCGGGTTTTGCCACTACCCCAACCCGCGCTTTCCGGCAAAGCTGCACCGGGTGAGTCTGCGCAGCGCGGATGTTTTGGGGATCGTCTTCTGGACCCGCAACCCTGCGCCGCTGTTGCCCCATCTGGGCAGCCTGGACCACTGGGGATACGATTACTATTTCCAGTACACCCTGACCGGCTATCCCCGCGCCCTGGAACCGTTCGCCCCGCCCGTGGAGCAGGCCCTCGCCACCTTTCGTTCCCTGGCGCAGCGGCTCGGCCCCCGGCGGGTCATCTGGCGTTACGACCCGATCATCCTGGGGAGCACGCTGACCGTCCCCTGGCATCGCGACAACTTCCGGCGGCTGGCCGATGCCCTGGACGGGGCAACGAAGCGGGTGGTGATCAGCGTTATCGACCCGTACCGGAAGAACCGGCGGCTGGTGGAAGCGACCGTCGGTAGCATCGACTATCATCCCGAGGCTTACCGGGAACTGTTGCAGTACCTGGCCCAGGAGGCGGCAGACCGGCACCTGCCGATGGAATCCTGCGCTGAGCCGTCCCTTTCCATCCCCGGCATATCGGCGGGTCGCTGTATTGATGCCGGGATGTTCCGGGCTGCCGGACGACACCAACGGCACGGCCTGCGGCCGGGCTGTGGCTGCCACCGCAGCATTGATATCGGCGTCAATGACACCTGCCCCTGCGGCTGCTGCTACTGTTACGCCACAGCCGATCCCCGGAAGGCCCGGGAGGCGGCGGAACGCCACAATCCCCGCTGGTCCTGCATCACCGGGGATATCCCCGAAACCGCTTTCTGCGCCGCTTCAGACGAGGGTACACCATGA
- a CDS encoding saccharopine dehydrogenase family protein has protein sequence MSNVLIIGAGGVGQVVAHKCAQRRDIFSEITLASRTKAKCDAIAAQLGGSITTAQVDADNVPELVALIKQVQPKLVINVALPYQDLHIMDACLETGVDYLDTANYEPLDTAKFEYSWQWAYQERFRNAGIMALLGSGFDPGVTNVYTALAAKKYLDVVEEIDIIDANAGSHGQPFATNFNPEINIREVTAVCRHWENGAFQESPPLSTKRVFDFPEGIGPMNIYRLYHEEMESLVKHIPTIKKAQFWMTFSDNYLKHLEVLQNVGMTRIDEVEYNGQKIVPIQFLKALLPDPGSLGPLTKGKTCIGVIARGIKDGKKKQVYIYNICDHEACYREVQSQAISYTTGVPAVVGAIMMLTKQWHAPGVWNMEQFDPEVFLKELGPMGLPEVVVEGEWPEL, from the coding sequence ATGAGCAACGTTCTGATTATCGGGGCCGGCGGCGTCGGCCAGGTTGTAGCCCACAAGTGCGCCCAGCGTCGCGACATCTTCAGTGAGATCACCCTGGCATCCCGGACCAAGGCCAAGTGCGACGCCATTGCCGCCCAACTGGGGGGAAGCATCACGACCGCTCAGGTGGATGCCGACAATGTGCCGGAACTGGTGGCCCTGATCAAACAGGTGCAGCCGAAACTGGTGATCAACGTGGCTCTGCCGTACCAGGACCTGCACATCATGGATGCGTGCCTGGAGACCGGCGTGGACTACCTGGATACCGCCAACTACGAGCCTCTGGACACGGCAAAATTTGAGTACTCCTGGCAGTGGGCCTATCAGGAGCGCTTCAGGAACGCCGGCATCATGGCGCTCTTGGGCTCCGGTTTCGATCCGGGCGTCACCAACGTCTACACCGCCCTGGCGGCAAAAAAATATCTGGATGTGGTGGAGGAGATCGACATCATCGACGCCAACGCCGGCTCCCACGGCCAGCCGTTTGCCACCAACTTCAACCCGGAGATCAACATCCGCGAAGTCACCGCCGTCTGCCGCCACTGGGAGAACGGTGCATTCCAGGAGTCGCCGCCGCTCTCCACCAAGCGGGTCTTCGACTTCCCCGAGGGGATCGGGCCGATGAACATCTACCGCCTCTACCACGAGGAGATGGAGTCCCTTGTCAAACATATCCCCACCATCAAAAAGGCCCAGTTCTGGATGACCTTCTCCGACAACTACCTGAAGCACTTGGAGGTGCTGCAGAACGTCGGCATGACCCGCATCGACGAGGTCGAGTACAACGGTCAGAAGATCGTGCCGATCCAGTTCCTGAAGGCGCTGCTGCCCGACCCCGGCTCCCTGGGGCCGCTGACCAAGGGAAAAACCTGCATCGGCGTCATCGCCCGGGGGATCAAGGACGGCAAAAAGAAGCAGGTCTACATCTACAACATCTGCGACCACGAAGCCTGCTACCGGGAAGTGCAGTCCCAGGCCATCAGCTACACCACCGGCGTGCCGGCGGTGGTGGGGGCCATCATGATGCTGACCAAGCAGTGGCATGCCCCCGGCGTCTGGAACATGGAGCAGTTCGATCCGGAGGTGTTTCTGAAAGAGCTCGGCCCCATGGGGCTGCCGGAAGTGGTGGTCGAAGGGGAGTGGCCGGAGCTGTAA
- the speA gene encoding arginine decarboxylase, translating into MERWSITESAKVYNIDNWGADLFSINKKGNICVHPSSNSKNSIDLRVLVDDLIKRKIKPPILLRFMDVLQGRIASINRVFKNAIHENEYPAKYQTFYPIKVNQQRQVVEAIASYGKRYNIGLEVGSKPELVAGISISTGNGLPIICNGYKDGEYIETVLYATKIGYDITIVVEKLFELEKIITLSKKTGIRPKLGIRVKLSSKGTGKWATSGGEDAKFGLRMSEIMAAIRMLEEEGMLECVTLLHSHIGSQITKIDKIKTALIEAARIYTEMRKLGVGIEYLDIGGGLGVDYDGSKSSYFSSVNYTVEEYANDVIYQIKNICEEAGVACPNIISESGRATVAHYSVLVTNVLNTNTQGLMPDYETILEEMEKPAPTVRKLLDIYKSIDRYSLREDYHDTLQLINEAVSLFNLGYLTLQDRAIAEWLYARIIKKINSIVEKIKPIPEELQNFQLALRQTYFANFSLFQSIPDSWAIDQLFPIMPIQRLNQRPDVIASIADITCDSDGEITSFVGEHGRAKFLPLHKIRKDEDYYIGFFLIGAYQEILGDLHNLFGDTNAVHITFNKKTGYMIDTVINGDATWETLKYVQYKGPEILKRVREHLEKDVARRKVSIEESSHFIELLDRTLLGYTYLGE; encoded by the coding sequence ATGGAGCGCTGGTCCATTACCGAATCCGCAAAAGTCTACAATATCGACAACTGGGGCGCCGATCTCTTTTCCATCAACAAGAAGGGAAACATCTGCGTCCACCCCTCCTCAAACTCCAAGAACTCCATAGATCTGCGGGTACTTGTGGACGACCTGATCAAGCGCAAGATCAAGCCGCCGATCCTGCTGCGCTTCATGGACGTGCTGCAGGGGCGCATCGCCTCCATCAACCGGGTCTTCAAGAACGCCATCCACGAAAACGAGTATCCGGCCAAGTACCAGACCTTCTACCCGATCAAGGTGAACCAGCAGCGCCAGGTGGTGGAAGCCATCGCCAGTTACGGCAAGCGCTACAATATCGGCCTTGAGGTTGGCTCCAAGCCGGAACTGGTGGCCGGCATCTCCATCTCCACCGGCAACGGCCTGCCGATCATCTGCAACGGCTACAAGGACGGCGAGTACATTGAAACCGTGCTCTATGCCACCAAGATCGGCTACGACATCACCATCGTGGTGGAAAAACTGTTCGAACTGGAGAAGATCATCACGCTGTCAAAGAAGACCGGTATCCGGCCCAAGCTGGGCATCCGGGTCAAGCTCTCCTCCAAGGGGACCGGCAAGTGGGCCACCTCCGGCGGCGAGGATGCCAAGTTCGGCTTGCGCATGTCCGAGATCATGGCCGCCATCCGGATGCTGGAAGAGGAAGGGATGCTGGAGTGCGTCACCCTGCTCCACTCCCATATCGGCAGCCAGATCACCAAGATCGACAAGATCAAGACCGCCCTGATCGAGGCAGCCCGTATCTACACCGAAATGCGCAAGCTGGGAGTGGGTATCGAGTACCTGGACATCGGCGGCGGCCTGGGGGTGGACTACGACGGTTCCAAATCCAGCTACTTCTCCAGCGTCAACTACACCGTGGAGGAGTACGCCAACGACGTCATCTACCAGATCAAGAACATCTGTGAAGAGGCCGGTGTAGCGTGCCCCAACATCATCTCCGAGTCGGGCCGGGCCACGGTGGCCCACTACTCGGTGCTGGTCACCAATGTGCTCAACACCAACACCCAAGGGCTGATGCCGGACTACGAGACGATTCTGGAGGAAATGGAAAAACCGGCCCCCACGGTGCGCAAACTGCTGGACATCTACAAGAGCATCGACCGCTACTCCCTGCGGGAGGACTACCACGACACCCTGCAGCTGATCAACGAGGCGGTCAGCCTGTTCAACCTGGGCTACCTCACCCTGCAGGACCGCGCCATCGCCGAATGGCTCTATGCCAGGATCATCAAGAAGATCAACAGCATCGTGGAGAAGATCAAGCCGATTCCCGAAGAGCTGCAGAACTTCCAGCTGGCCCTGCGCCAGACCTACTTCGCCAACTTCTCCCTGTTCCAGTCCATCCCGGACTCCTGGGCCATTGACCAGCTGTTCCCGATCATGCCGATCCAGCGCTTGAACCAGCGGCCGGATGTGATCGCCTCCATCGCCGACATCACCTGCGACTCGGATGGGGAGATCACCAGTTTCGTGGGAGAACACGGCCGGGCCAAGTTTCTGCCGCTGCACAAGATCAGGAAGGATGAGGACTACTACATCGGCTTCTTCCTGATCGGCGCCTACCAGGAGATCCTGGGGGATCTGCACAACCTGTTCGGCGACACCAACGCCGTGCATATCACCTTCAACAAGAAGACCGGCTACATGATCGACACGGTCATCAACGGCGACGCCACCTGGGAGACCCTCAAGTACGTCCAGTACAAGGGACCGGAAATCCTCAAGCGGGTACGGGAGCACCTGGAGAAGGACGTGGCGCGTCGCAAGGTTTCCATCGAGGAGAGCAGCCATTTCATCGAACTGCTGGACCGCACGCTCCTGGGATACACCTATCTGGGTGAATAA
- a CDS encoding Ppx/GppA phosphatase family protein, which translates to MQTRTRIAAIDIGTNSIRCIVVEPAEQGRFRILDDEKGTVRLGEGLSASGAITPMAAERARQTLTRMRKLVDGLKVSALEVVATSAVRSASNGPVLVREWEEILGTPVRVISGEEEAALAAQSALRNFDLGDKRFAVLDIGGGSLELATVQGSHVEAYYSLDLGAVVLTERFFASDPVREQDYKKFRRHVGESLKNCFNGEKVRLPTVIGSGGTVNAIAAMISASHQQPAFSGNHGMRLLRSEIVHLLAMLLRTPLAGRGQIPGLNPDRADIIVAGVGVVDALMEFFDANVLLVNERGIREGMIVQGMRRHGLLSEPATPRSWRESLLAFGRSCQMDEPHARQVAMLALSLFDTLAKPFGLGKRERAMLEGAALLHDIGYYISYHSHHKHSCHLIRHADLYGFTPRERELMAQAARYHRKALPKKKHADYQQLSERDKLTVARLGGILRLADGLDRRRAAMVEELTCQYRDRSLLLTLHGSEDLSVELFGAAGKKDLFEQAFGLKVVFLTPQGE; encoded by the coding sequence ATGCAGACGCGCACACGGATAGCGGCCATCGATATCGGTACCAACTCCATCCGCTGCATCGTGGTGGAGCCGGCGGAACAGGGACGGTTCCGCATTCTGGACGACGAGAAGGGGACCGTCCGGCTGGGCGAAGGTCTGTCCGCCAGCGGCGCCATCACCCCCATGGCGGCGGAACGGGCCCGCCAGACCTTGACCCGGATGCGCAAGCTGGTGGATGGTCTCAAGGTATCGGCCTTGGAGGTGGTGGCCACCAGTGCGGTACGCAGCGCCTCCAACGGTCCGGTCCTGGTGCGGGAGTGGGAAGAAATTCTCGGCACGCCGGTGCGGGTCATCTCCGGCGAAGAAGAGGCGGCCCTGGCGGCCCAGTCGGCACTGCGCAACTTTGACCTGGGGGACAAGCGGTTCGCCGTGCTGGATATCGGCGGCGGCAGCCTGGAGCTGGCCACCGTGCAGGGAAGCCACGTTGAAGCTTACTATTCTCTGGACCTGGGTGCGGTGGTCCTGACGGAACGGTTCTTCGCCAGCGACCCGGTCCGGGAGCAGGACTACAAGAAATTCCGGCGTCATGTCGGCGAATCCCTGAAAAATTGCTTCAACGGCGAGAAAGTACGGCTGCCGACCGTGATCGGCTCCGGCGGCACGGTCAACGCCATTGCCGCCATGATCAGCGCTTCGCACCAGCAGCCGGCATTCAGCGGCAACCACGGCATGCGCCTCTTGCGCTCGGAAATCGTCCACCTGCTGGCCATGCTGCTGCGCACGCCGCTGGCCGGCCGGGGCCAGATTCCGGGCCTCAACCCGGACCGGGCCGATATTATCGTGGCCGGCGTCGGCGTGGTGGACGCCCTGATGGAGTTCTTTGACGCCAACGTGCTGCTGGTGAACGAGCGAGGCATCAGGGAAGGGATGATCGTCCAGGGGATGCGCCGTCATGGCCTGCTTTCAGAGCCTGCCACTCCTCGTTCCTGGCGGGAATCGCTTTTGGCCTTCGGCCGTTCCTGCCAGATGGACGAACCCCATGCCCGTCAGGTGGCCATGCTGGCCCTGTCGCTCTTCGACACCCTGGCCAAGCCGTTCGGCCTGGGCAAACGGGAACGGGCCATGCTGGAAGGAGCGGCGCTCCTGCATGACATCGGCTACTACATCAGCTACCACAGCCACCACAAGCACTCCTGCCACCTGATCCGCCATGCCGACCTGTACGGTTTCACGCCGCGGGAACGGGAACTGATGGCCCAGGCGGCCCGCTATCACCGCAAGGCGCTGCCCAAGAAGAAACATGCCGACTACCAGCAGTTGTCGGAGCGGGACAAGCTGACGGTTGCCCGCCTCGGAGGAATTCTGCGGCTTGCCGACGGCCTGGACCGTCGCCGCGCCGCTATGGTGGAAGAACTGACCTGCCAGTACCGGGACCGCAGCCTGCTGCTCACCCTCCACGGTTCCGAAGACCTGTCGGTGGAACTGTTCGGTGCTGCCGGCAAAAAGGATCTGTTCGAGCAGGCTTTCGGCCTGAAGGTCGTGTTTCTGACACCCCAGGGGGAGTAG
- the pnp gene encoding polyribonucleotide nucleotidyltransferase, translated as MTFNEQCVEATVGNMNIRISTGKMAKQASGAVVVQSGDTMVLVTVVGAKEAKPGQDFFPLTVNYTEKTYAGGKIPGSFFKREGRPSEDETLICRLIDRPIRPLFPEGYLCDTQVMATVISAEEDHDPAILSMVGASAALMISDIPFEGPIAGVKVGRVDGKLIANPSAEELKNSDMEIVVAAGKDAIFMVEGEADFVSEEDMLEAIFFAKDAVQGILAAQEQLAAKAGVAKREVLPPAVDEALKAKVAALSADRIAQAFKIRSKQERYATMAQIKADVLAELAAEYEGREKEIKEFLGDLEYNRMRTDVLETGIRIDGRDTVTIRPLAIEAGLLPRAHGSALFTRGETQVLAAATLGTSQDEQRMDSLYGEYRKKFMLHYNFPPFSVGETSFRLAPGRREIGHGMLAERAISAILPNHDDFPYTIRIVAETLESNGSSSMATVCGGCLSLMDAGVPIKTPVAGIAMGLIKEGDKVAILTDILGDEDHLGDMDFKVAGSATGVTALQMDIKIGGVSKEIMQQALKQAKDGRLYLLGKMAECLEAPRADLSAHAPRITTIWIKPDRIRDVIGSGGKTIRSITEATGVSIDIEDSGKINIASSDKAACDAAIQMIRGLTDEAEEGKLYMGTVKKIMEFGAFVEILPNTDGLVHISELDETRVKNVSDILKEGEQVLVKCIGIDKQGKIKLSRKAALGQSLEEKD; from the coding sequence ATGACATTCAATGAACAGTGTGTTGAGGCAACCGTTGGCAACATGAACATCCGGATTTCCACCGGCAAAATGGCCAAGCAGGCCAGCGGCGCCGTGGTGGTGCAGTCCGGCGACACCATGGTGCTGGTCACCGTGGTCGGTGCCAAGGAAGCGAAGCCGGGGCAGGATTTCTTCCCCCTGACCGTTAACTACACCGAGAAGACCTACGCCGGCGGCAAAATTCCCGGCAGCTTCTTCAAGCGTGAAGGCCGCCCCTCGGAGGACGAGACCCTGATCTGCCGCCTGATCGACCGGCCGATCCGTCCCCTCTTCCCGGAGGGCTATCTCTGCGACACCCAGGTGATGGCTACCGTCATCTCCGCCGAAGAGGATCACGATCCGGCCATCCTCTCCATGGTGGGTGCCTCTGCCGCCCTGATGATCTCCGACATTCCCTTTGAAGGGCCGATCGCCGGCGTCAAGGTGGGCCGGGTTGACGGCAAACTGATTGCCAACCCCAGCGCCGAGGAACTGAAAAACAGCGACATGGAGATCGTGGTGGCTGCCGGTAAGGATGCCATCTTCATGGTGGAAGGCGAAGCCGACTTCGTGTCCGAAGAGGATATGCTGGAGGCGATTTTCTTTGCCAAAGATGCGGTGCAGGGTATCCTGGCGGCCCAGGAACAGCTCGCTGCCAAAGCCGGTGTGGCAAAGCGCGAGGTTCTGCCGCCCGCGGTGGACGAAGCACTGAAGGCCAAGGTGGCTGCCCTGTCCGCCGACCGGATCGCCCAGGCGTTCAAGATTCGGAGCAAGCAGGAGCGCTACGCCACCATGGCTCAGATCAAGGCCGACGTGCTGGCCGAGCTGGCTGCCGAGTATGAAGGCCGCGAAAAGGAGATCAAGGAGTTCCTGGGGGACCTGGAGTACAACCGGATGCGTACCGACGTGTTGGAGACCGGTATCCGTATCGACGGCCGTGACACCGTCACCATCCGTCCTCTGGCCATCGAAGCCGGTCTGCTGCCCCGGGCCCACGGTTCCGCCCTCTTTACCCGTGGCGAAACCCAGGTGCTGGCCGCCGCCACTCTGGGCACCTCCCAGGACGAGCAGCGGATGGACTCCCTGTACGGCGAGTACCGCAAGAAATTCATGCTGCACTACAACTTCCCGCCCTTCTCCGTTGGCGAGACCAGCTTCCGTCTGGCTCCGGGCCGCCGGGAGATCGGTCACGGCATGCTGGCCGAGCGGGCCATTTCCGCCATCCTGCCGAACCATGACGACTTCCCCTACACCATCCGGATCGTGGCGGAGACCCTGGAGAGCAACGGCTCCTCCTCCATGGCCACGGTCTGCGGCGGCTGCCTGTCGCTGATGGACGCCGGCGTGCCGATCAAGACACCGGTGGCCGGTATTGCCATGGGCCTCATCAAGGAAGGGGACAAGGTCGCCATCCTGACCGACATCCTGGGTGACGAAGACCACCTGGGGGACATGGACTTCAAGGTGGCCGGTTCCGCCACCGGCGTCACCGCCCTGCAGATGGACATCAAAATCGGCGGTGTCAGCAAGGAGATCATGCAGCAGGCCCTCAAGCAGGCCAAGGACGGCCGTCTCTACCTGCTGGGCAAGATGGCCGAGTGCCTTGAGGCTCCCCGCGCCGACCTCTCCGCCCATGCGCCCCGTATCACCACCATCTGGATCAAGCCCGACCGCATCCGCGACGTCATCGGTTCCGGCGGCAAGACCATTCGCAGCATCACCGAGGCCACCGGTGTCAGCATCGACATCGAGGACAGCGGCAAGATCAACATCGCCAGCAGCGACAAGGCTGCCTGCGACGCCGCTATCCAGATGATCCGCGGACTCACCGACGAAGCCGAGGAAGGCAAGCTCTACATGGGTACCGTCAAGAAGATCATGGAGTTCGGCGCCTTTGTCGAAATCCTGCCCAACACCGACGGTCTGGTGCATATTTCGGAGCTGGATGAAACCCGGGTGAAAAACGTCAGCGACATCCTCAAGGAAGGGGAGCAGGTGCTGGTAAAATGCATCGGCATCGACAAGCAGGGCAAAATCAAGCTCTCCCGCAAGGCGGCCCTGGGCCAGAGCCTGGAAGAAAAAGACTAG
- the rpsO gene encoding 30S ribosomal protein S15 encodes MLATEKKQEIINNFKVHDGDTGSPEVQVAILTERITYLTEHFKVHKKDHHSRRGLLKLVGQRRRMLDYLKSRDIGRYRKLIERLGIRR; translated from the coding sequence GTGCTGGCAACCGAAAAAAAGCAGGAAATCATCAACAATTTCAAGGTTCACGACGGTGATACCGGATCTCCCGAGGTACAGGTGGCCATCCTGACGGAACGGATTACCTATCTGACCGAGCACTTCAAGGTGCATAAGAAAGATCATCACAGCCGTCGCGGCCTTCTCAAACTGGTAGGACAGCGTCGCCGCATGCTTGATTATCTCAAGTCGCGTGATATTGGCCGCTACCGGAAACTGATCGAGCGTCTCGGCATCCGCAGGTAG
- the truB gene encoding tRNA pseudouridine(55) synthase TruB, whose amino-acid sequence MVDGFLVIDKPAGITSHDVVSRVRRLAGTRRVGHTGTLDPFATGVLPVAVGEGTKAIPFLDEGEKEYEAELLLGTVTDTLDHTGTVLQQSDWSTVTESALLERMAELTGTISQVPPMYSAIKQGGQPLYKLARKGVEVERQPRQVTIYRFDLLTCTLPTVTVRVRCSRGTYIRSLADDLGRLVGCGACLSALRRTRSGPFAISTAITLEELASLAAADCLSSVLVSPREALNHLPEIVLEQEQAELVFHGRLPNLGFQDGPRRLTHDGRLVAVTELDQEQRPVLRRVFHGNG is encoded by the coding sequence GTGGTAGACGGCTTTCTGGTTATCGACAAGCCGGCAGGCATCACCTCCCACGACGTGGTGAGCCGGGTCAGGCGACTGGCGGGTACCCGGAGGGTCGGCCACACCGGCACCCTGGACCCCTTTGCCACCGGTGTGTTGCCGGTTGCGGTGGGTGAGGGAACCAAGGCGATCCCCTTTCTCGATGAGGGGGAAAAGGAGTACGAGGCAGAGCTGCTGCTGGGCACCGTCACCGACACCCTGGACCACACCGGCACCGTCCTGCAACAATCCGATTGGAGCACGGTAACGGAATCCGCCCTGCTGGAGCGGATGGCCGAGCTGACCGGCACCATCAGCCAGGTTCCCCCGATGTATTCGGCCATCAAGCAGGGGGGGCAGCCGCTCTACAAGCTGGCCCGCAAGGGGGTGGAGGTTGAACGGCAGCCGCGGCAGGTGACCATTTACCGTTTCGACCTGCTCACCTGTACTCTGCCGACCGTAACGGTACGGGTGCGCTGCTCCCGCGGCACCTACATCCGTTCCCTGGCGGACGACCTGGGACGACTCGTGGGCTGCGGTGCCTGCCTCTCCGCTCTACGCCGGACCCGTAGCGGACCGTTTGCAATCAGCACCGCCATTACCCTTGAGGAACTGGCGTCGCTGGCAGCAGCCGACTGCCTGTCGTCGGTGCTGGTTAGCCCGCGGGAGGCCCTGAACCATCTGCCGGAAATCGTTCTTGAGCAGGAGCAGGCTGAGCTGGTGTTCCACGGCAGATTGCCGAACCTGGGTTTCCAGGACGGCCCTCGCCGCCTGACCCACGACGGCCGCCTGGTGGCGGTGACGGAACTGGACCAGGAGCAGCGTCCGGTGTTGCGGCGGGTATTTCACGGGAATGGATAA
- a CDS encoding DHH family phosphoesterase codes for MMTETIRNIVEAIRESRNALVVSHEGPDGDAVGSSLGLAAFLRAIGKEVVVHLADPVPELYRFLPGADLVTAVIPDRDFDLAFVLDVGEFRRAGQQFCSFGRIGRIINLDHHLTCEQFGFINLIDVEAAATANLVWRVAAAYGFSPDYATALCLYVGILTDTGSFRYSNANREAFTVAGELLEAGGFTAWDVSEKLYESQPRKRLELLVRALPTLEFIRNGQAASLTVTTEMYAATGADAELTDGFVNYPRSVQGVEVAIFFRQLDERRFKVGFRSKGAVNVATIARQFGGGGHHNAAGGIVEGTLDEVKRIVYGAVESIQW; via the coding sequence ATGATGACGGAAACGATCCGGAACATCGTTGAAGCGATCCGGGAAAGCCGGAACGCCTTGGTGGTCAGCCACGAAGGACCCGACGGCGATGCCGTCGGGTCGAGTCTCGGTCTGGCCGCGTTTCTCAGGGCCATCGGCAAGGAAGTCGTGGTCCATCTGGCCGATCCGGTGCCGGAACTGTACCGTTTTCTCCCCGGTGCGGACCTGGTCACTGCCGTTATTCCCGACCGCGACTTCGATCTCGCCTTCGTGCTGGACGTGGGTGAATTCCGCCGGGCGGGTCAGCAGTTCTGTTCCTTCGGCCGTATCGGCCGCATCATTAACCTGGACCACCACCTGACCTGCGAGCAGTTCGGCTTCATCAACCTGATCGACGTTGAGGCCGCCGCCACCGCCAACTTGGTCTGGCGGGTCGCCGCCGCCTACGGTTTTTCGCCGGATTACGCCACAGCCCTCTGCCTCTACGTGGGCATCCTGACCGACACCGGCTCCTTCCGCTACTCCAATGCCAACCGGGAAGCGTTCACCGTTGCCGGTGAACTGCTGGAAGCCGGCGGCTTCACCGCCTGGGATGTCTCGGAAAAGCTGTACGAAAGCCAGCCGCGCAAACGGCTGGAGCTGTTGGTCCGCGCCCTGCCCACTTTGGAATTCATCCGTAACGGCCAAGCCGCCTCCCTGACGGTTACCACGGAGATGTACGCGGCAACCGGAGCCGATGCGGAGCTGACCGACGGTTTCGTCAATTATCCCCGCTCGGTACAGGGAGTCGAAGTAGCCATTTTCTTCCGCCAGTTGGACGAACGGCGCTTCAAGGTCGGTTTCCGCTCCAAGGGGGCGGTGAATGTGGCAACCATTGCCCGGCAATTCGGCGGCGGTGGCCATCACAACGCAGCTGGCGGCATCGTGGAAGGAACCCTCGACGAGGTCAAGCGTATCGTCTACGGCGCGGTTGAATCGATTCAGTGGTAG
- a CDS encoding ribosome-binding factor A, giving the protein MQHKRADKVAETIHATVSSILVRGLNDPRIGFVTITDVEVTDDLHLARIFFSVIGDDAAKKNTEKGLNSAARHIRHELGKVLKMRYTPDILFKYDHSQEYGQRIDTLLREVSEHDDGNDPEHR; this is encoded by the coding sequence ATGCAGCACAAACGAGCCGACAAAGTAGCGGAAACCATTCATGCCACGGTTTCAAGCATCCTGGTGCGGGGGTTGAACGACCCACGCATCGGATTTGTCACCATCACCGATGTCGAGGTGACCGATGACCTGCACCTGGCCCGTATCTTTTTTTCGGTGATCGGCGACGATGCCGCCAAGAAGAACACGGAAAAGGGGCTGAACAGCGCTGCCCGGCATATCCGTCACGAACTGGGCAAGGTGCTGAAGATGCGCTACACTCCGGATATTTTGTTCAAGTACGACCATTCCCAGGAGTACGGCCAGCGGATCGACACCCTGCTGCGGGAAGTGAGCGAGCATGATGACGGAAACGATCCGGAACATCGTTGA